Sequence from the Terriglobales bacterium genome:
GACCTGCATATCACCGAGAACGGCGCCGAGCTGTTCACCTCGCAGAGCCCGTCGCTCGAGCATCCGTTCGGGTGATGCGGGAGGGGCTCAGGCCATCTGCCACACCGTGTCGAGCACGGTGCCGTCCACCCACTTGACCACGGCCACCGGGCGCTCCGTCAAGCGCGGCTTCTGCGGCGCGCCCCCGCAGATCTGTTCCACTTCCTTCTTGATCTCCTGGATGGGCCGGATGGGCAGGCCCGAGCCTTTCACCGCCTCCAGCAAATCCTGGCGCCGCGGGTTGATGGCGATGCCGCGCTCGGTGACGACCACGTCGATCAATTCGCCCGGCCCGCAGAGGGTGGTCACCGCGTCGCGGATCACCGGGATGCGGTCGCGGAACGAGGGCACGGCCAGGATGGTGCACCCGGCGAACAGGCAGTTCTGCCAGCCCCCGATGCCGTGCAGCAGCCGCCCGTCGGAGTGGGTGACCACGTTGCCGTTGAAATTCACGTCCACTTCGGTGGCCCCCAGCACCACCGCGTCCACGATCGAGGCGAAGTTGCCCTTGCCGTGGAAGTTGTACGACGTGAAGGGCGAGGTGGCCACGTGCCGCGGGTTCGAGGCCAGGGAGCGCACCCCGTCCAGGTCGAAGGTCTGGCCGTCGAGGATGTAGTCGGTCAGGCCTTCCTCCAGCAGTTCCACCAAGTAGCGAGTCGAGCCGCCACGCACGAAGCGCGCCTTCACTCCCGCCTGCTTCATCATCTCTTTCAGGTACTGGACGAAGGCGAGGGCGATGCCGCCTGAGCCGGCCTGGAAGCTGAATCCCTCGCGCATGATGCCGGCCGCGCGCAGGAACCTGGCTACCATCTCGGCGATGCGCAGGCGGTCAGGGCTGCGCGTGATCTGGGTGGTGCCGGAGACGATGCGTGCCGGATCGCCGATCGAGGGCACTTCCACCACGCAATCCACGTTGTTGCCCTGGATCTGCCAGGGCACGCAGGGGAAGGGCACCAGGTTGTCGGTCACCACGATGACGTGGTCGGCGTACATCGAGTCGGCGAGCGCGAAACCCAGCGAGCCGCAAGCCGACTTGCCATGCGCGCCGTTGGCGTTGCCGAAGCGGTCGGCGGAGGGCGCCGCGATCACCGCGATGTCAATGTGCACCTCGCCGTCCTGGATGGCCTGCCAGCGCCCGCCGTGGGAGCGCAGCACGCCCAGACCGCGCATCTTGCCGCGCGAGCAGTATTCGCCCAGCGGACCGTTCATGGAGCCTTCGATGTGATGCACCGCGCCCGCTTCCATCAGCTCGATGACCGGCCCCTGGGTGGGGAAACTGGCGCTGGGAAACCACATCAGGTCCTTGGCACCCATGCGCGCCGCGGTCTGGAGCGTCTCGAGCGCGACCGCGTCGCCGTCGCGCAGGTGATGATGCGTCGAGATCGTCATGCCGTCGCGCAGGCCGCAGCGGCGCAGCGCTTCCTCGAGCGTGGCCACGCGTTTGTCGCCGTCTTCGGGATAGGCGGCGCAGGAGCGGATGGGCGCGCCGTGCTTCGCGCCCGCCGGCCGGTACTGGTTCACGCCCTGGAAGGGCACCTGCGCCCGCCCGTTGACCTCGGCGGGCACCAGGCGATTGGCGGCGTTGCGCTCGAGCTCGGTCTTGACGGTCATCGCTTGCTCTCCGGCAGCAGGTCCATCTGCCGCGCGCGCTCCACCAGCTTCAGCGCGCGCTGCACCACCGGCGGGTCGATCATCTTGGAGCCCAAAGAAACCACGCCCAGTCCCTTGGCCTGGGCCTCCTCGAAGGCGGACACGATGCGTTGCGCCTTCTCGATCTCGGCGGCGGTGGGCGCGAAGGCCTCGTGGATCACCGCGATCTGCAGGGGATGGATGCAGCCCATGCCCTCGAAGCCCAGGGCGCGCGAGCCGCGCCCCCAGGCGCGCAGGCCGTCCATATCGGCCACGTCGCTGAAGACGGAGTCGATGGCCTGCACCCCCGCGGCCCGCGCCGCGTTCACCATGCGCTGGCGCGCGAAGAGCGATTCCGTGCCTTCGGGCGTGCGCGCCACGCCCAGGTCGGCGGTGTAGTCTTCCAGCCCGATGGTCAGCGCGCAGAGGCGCGGCGAGGCGGTGGCGATGGCGAAGGCGTGCTCGACGCCCAGCGCCGACTCCAGGATGGGCATCAGCCACAGCGCCCGCCCCTGTCCCACCCGCGCCTGGATCTCGCAGACGTGGCGCTCGACCTCGAGCACCTGCTCGGCGTGCTCCACCTTGGGGATGAGGATGACATCCGGTCCTTCGGGCACGACCTCATCCAGGTCGGCCAGCCCCAGGGGCAACGGGTTGATGCGCACCATGCGTTCGGCTCGCGCGAAGTCCACGGCACGCAGCGCGTTGCGCACCAGCACGCGCGCGGCGTCCTTCTCCGCCGGGTGCACCGAGTCTTCCAAGTCTAGGATGACGGCGTCGGGCGCGTGCAGCCCGGCGTTGATGAAGTACTTGGGCTCGTTGCCCGGCA
This genomic interval carries:
- a CDS encoding citrate lyase subunit alpha is translated as MTVKTELERNAANRLVPAEVNGRAQVPFQGVNQYRPAGAKHGAPIRSCAAYPEDGDKRVATLEEALRRCGLRDGMTISTHHHLRDGDAVALETLQTAARMGAKDLMWFPSASFPTQGPVIELMEAGAVHHIEGSMNGPLGEYCSRGKMRGLGVLRSHGGRWQAIQDGEVHIDIAVIAAPSADRFGNANGAHGKSACGSLGFALADSMYADHVIVVTDNLVPFPCVPWQIQGNNVDCVVEVPSIGDPARIVSGTTQITRSPDRLRIAEMVARFLRAAGIMREGFSFQAGSGGIALAFVQYLKEMMKQAGVKARFVRGGSTRYLVELLEEGLTDYILDGQTFDLDGVRSLASNPRHVATSPFTSYNFHGKGNFASIVDAVVLGATEVDVNFNGNVVTHSDGRLLHGIGGWQNCLFAGCTILAVPSFRDRIPVIRDAVTTLCGPGELIDVVVTERGIAINPRRQDLLEAVKGSGLPIRPIQEIKKEVEQICGGAPQKPRLTERPVAVVKWVDGTVLDTVWQMA
- a CDS encoding aldolase/citrate lyase family protein, which encodes MVTSTSLHKTAEAGRWGQDVRSDAHVLIEPGAARGLELVVESRVEAIYGEAIRAQAREVLQSLRVEDARVTLHDEGALPFVLAGRIEAAVRRSGPESGRRYQLPRLPLSAASARDRLRRSRLYLPGNEPKYFINAGLHAPDAVILDLEDSVHPAEKDAARVLVRNALRAVDFARAERMVRINPLPLGLADLDEVVPEGPDVILIPKVEHAEQVLEVERHVCEIQARVGQGRALWLMPILESALGVEHAFAIATASPRLCALTIGLEDYTADLGVARTPEGTESLFARQRMVNAARAAGVQAIDSVFSDVADMDGLRAWGRGSRALGFEGMGCIHPLQIAVIHEAFAPTAAEIEKAQRIVSAFEEAQAKGLGVVSLGSKMIDPPVVQRALKLVERARQMDLLPESKR